A genomic region of Anopheles coustani chromosome 3, idAnoCousDA_361_x.2, whole genome shotgun sequence contains the following coding sequences:
- the LOC131267277 gene encoding uncharacterized protein LOC131267277, which yields MKLSIVLGVALVATLASVSAKPSSSSVGDCTKEDEGVTYGVPSDCHQYIVCKKGKLQVKQCESKYNYDTVAAKCVKAKDATCAVEAVPEDPEPVHPEPEESQETNEQYDYLCVKVLYGVRVHPNACDKYLVCTKEKATIEQCADGFIFVADAIECVKGNKVSCTVERDEPSTTEAPTEAPTTEPKEKESEESNESKPGSGESDSGEKSKEGDSGEGDSGEDSKESEGKYDYLCAKKLLGSVAHPESCTKYISCKKYKAKEESCKKGYSYYSLLGLCVKQNNGQCADAPQDPPATEAPTEPPTPVTEPPKSESGESDSGEDSKESEGKYDYLCAKKLLGSVAHPESCTKYISCKKYKAKEESCKKGYSYSSKFGLCLKQNNGQCTDAPQEPSATEAPTEPPKPVTKPPKPESGESDSGEDSKESEGKYDYLCAKKLLGSVAHPESCTKYISCKKYKAKEESCKKGYSYSTKFGLCVKQTNGQCADGPQEPPATEAPTEAPTKPDSGESGESSGETGNETPGKYDYLCENVFIGKCAHPESCTKYISCKKSKAKEENCKKGRYYSVYLQTCIKGNSETCAQGNGNGAPTTVTEPPTTEAPTTEAPTTVYEVPTTEESIPELTPPGTGGDPMEPTVECVEGFTGYVPIESDCTKYVYCFQGEPGERTCMDDYIYYHPFKACLPGDPVLCQLYNV from the exons ATGAAGCTATCCATCGTCCTGGGTGTGGCACTGGTGGCCACCCTTGCCTCTGTGAGTGCAAAACCATCGTCAAGCAGTGTTGGAGATTGTACCAAGGAAGATGAAGGTGTAACCTACGGCGTACCCAGTGATTGCCATCAGTACATCGTCTGCAAGAAGGGAAAGCTGCAAGTGAAGCAATGTGAGAGCAAATACAACTACGATACGGTCGCGGCGAAGTGTGTGAAAGCTAAGGACGCAACCTGCGCGGTGGAAGCGGTTCCTGAAGACCCGGAACCCGTCCATCCCGAGCCAGAGGAGTCGCAAGAAACGAACGAGCAGTATGACTACCTCTGCGTGAAGGTACTGTACGGTGTGCGAGTTCATCCGAACGCATGTGACAAGTACCTCGTTTGCACGAAGGAGAAGGCTACGATCGAGCAATGTGCTGACGGTTTCATCTTTGTCGCTGATGCCATCGAGTGTGTGAAAGGCAACAAGGTTTCGTGCACTGTTGAGCGTGACGAGCCAAGCACCACGGAGGCTCCTACTGAAGCCCCAACAACTGAGCCTAAGGAGAAAGAAAGCGAAGAGTCCAACGAATCGAAGCCTGGAAGTGGGGAATCTGACTCTGGTGAAAAGTCGAAGGAAGGTGACTCTGGAGAGGGTGACTCAGGTGAAGACTCGAAGGAATCTGAAGGAAAGTACGACTATCTGTGCGCTAAGAAACTGCTCGGATCCGTTGCTCATCCGGAATCTTGCACCAAGTACATCTCGTGTAAGAAGTACAAAGCGAAGGAAGAGAGCTGCAAGAAGGGATACTCGTACTACTCGCTCTTAGGTCTCTGTGTGAAACAGAACAACGGACAGTGTGCTGATGCTCCTCAGGATCCTCCAGCAACCGAAGCACCTACCGAACCTCCGACGCCGGTCACCGAACCCCCGAAGTCAGAGAGTGGAGAGTCTGACTCTGGTGAAGACTCTAAGGAATCGGAAGGAAAGTACGACTACCTGTGCGCTAAGAAACTTCTCGGATCCGTTGCTCATCCAGAGTCCTGCACCAAGTACATCTCGTGTAAGAAGTACAAAGCGAAGGAAGAGAGCTGCAAGAAGGGATACTCGTACTCTTCGAAGTTTGGCCTGTGTTTGAAACAGAACAACGGACAGTGTACTGATGCTCCTCAGGAACCTTCAGCAACTGAAGCACCCACTGAACCTCCCAAGCCAGTCACCAAACCACCGAAGCCAGAGAGTGGAGAATCTGACTCAGGTGAAGACTCTAAGGAATCGGAAGGAAAGTACGATTATCTGTGCGCTAAGAAACTTCTCGGATCCGTTGCTCATCCGGAATCTTGCACCAAGTACATCTCGTGTAAGAAGTACAAAGCGAAGGAAGAGAGCTGCAAGAAGGGATACTCATACTCTACGAAGTTTGGCCTGTGTGTGAAACAGACCAACGGACAGTGTGCTGATGGTCCTCAGGAACCTCCAGCAACCGAGGCGCCCACTGAAGCTCCTACGAAGCCAGATAGTGGAGAAAGTGGTGAGTCATCTGGAGAAACCGGTAATGAAACACCTGGCAAGTACGACTATCTCTGCGAAAACGTATTCATCGGAAAGTGTGCTCATCCGGAAAGCTGCACCAAGTACATCTCCTGCAAAAAGAGCAAGGCTAAGGAGGAGAACTGCAAGAAGGGTCGCTATTACTCGGTGTACCTACAAACTTGTATCAAGGGTAACTCGGAAACCTGTGCCCAAGGTAACGGTAACGGTG CACCGACAACGGTCACTGAGCCACCTACCACTGAGGCTCCTACCACCGAAGCACCAACAACGGTCTATGAAGTACCAACTACCGAAGAGTCTATTCCGGAACTAACTCCACCGGGAACCGGAGGCGATCCGATGGAACCCACGGTAGAGTGCGTGGAAGGATTTACCGGATATGTGCCGATTGAAAGCGACTGCACCAAGTACGTGTACTGCTTCCAGGGAGAACCTGGCGAGAGGACTTGCATGGACGACTACATCTACTACCATCCGTTCAAGGCATGCCTTCCGGGAGATCCAGTGCTGTGCCAACTCTACAATGTCTAG